One part of the Paraburkholderia flagellata genome encodes these proteins:
- the rpsF gene encoding 30S ribosomal protein S6: MRHYEIVFIVHPDQSEQVPAMIERYKSTITSHGGQIHRIEDWGRRQLAYMIEKLAKAHYVCMNIECDQTTLDELEHAFKFNDAVLRHLIVKMKKAETGPSPMMKEVQREEAKKAAAQPTEAQA; this comes from the coding sequence ATGCGTCATTACGAAATCGTCTTTATCGTGCATCCCGATCAGAGCGAGCAAGTGCCCGCCATGATCGAGCGTTACAAGAGCACGATCACCTCGCACGGTGGCCAGATCCACCGTATCGAAGACTGGGGCCGTCGCCAACTGGCCTACATGATCGAGAAACTCGCGAAGGCTCACTACGTCTGCATGAACATCGAATGCGACCAGACCACGCTCGACGAACTGGAACACGCGTTCAAGTTCAACGATGCTGTTCTGCGTCACCTCATCGTCAAGATGAAGAAGGCCGAAACCGGCCCGTCGCCGATGATGAAGGAAGTGCAGCGCGAAGAAGCCAAGAAGGCGGCTGCCCAGCCGACCGAAGCGCAGGCTTAA